The window GTTGCAAAATAAAGCATCAAAATAGAGGGGATATTTACGAAATGCCGCGCTCATGCTGCTGCCTGTTTCTACGTCAGATTTAATGTCTAATAAAAGCTTAGCGACAGCTGGATTACTATGGCCTTTACCTACAATATCAAAAGATTGTAGAAGTGGTACGCCTGCTTTCATCATGGTAGCAAGTTGGCGAGTAAAAAGCGTAATGTCTTTATCTGAAACGCTACCTTTATTCGTGAAGCTGCTTTGTTTTTTTACTTTGGTCACAACAATGCCCTGACGTCGCAAAGTGGCATTCACAAAAGACTCACCTGTGGCTCGTATTTCGCCTTTGACTGACCGGCCCTTTTTGTCTTTACCTTCCCAAGAGTATGTAACTTCTTTGGTGGCTTTAATATTTGCTGCCATAGTGATTCCCTATATTATTCGTTCGTACATGCTTCGACTTCCTCGATCGAAGTTAAACCTTGCATTACCTTCATTAAACCCGATTGGCGCAAATCCTTTACGCCTTCAAGTTTTGCTTGATCCGCTATGTCATGTGCGGTTCCGCTTTTCATAATAATACGGCTAATCGCGTCAGTAATGGGCATCACTTGATAAATGCCGACTCGGCCTTTGTAGCCGTTGTTACATAGTTCGCAACCACCTTCTTTGGGGCCGTATAGTTGCCACTCATCTTTAAAGTCGTCTTCAGTGAAGCCCACACCGTATAAAGCTTCTTTTGGAACGTCTAAAGGAACTTTACAGTTTTTGCACAAACGTCTTGCTAAGCGTTGTGCTGTAATCAGTGAAACAGCTGATGCAATATTGAATGGTGCAACGCCCATATTAAGTAAACGTGTCAATGTTGAGGGCGCATCATTGGTATGTAGCGTAGACAATACCATATGGCCTGTAGACGCGGCTTTAATTGCCATGTCCGCAGTTTCTAAATCACGAATCTCACCAATCATGATGATGTCAGGATCTTGGCGAAGAAATGATTTTAATGCAGCGGCAAAGGTTAACCCTTGCTTATCATTTACGTTGACTTGGTTGATGCCAGCTAATGGAATCTCGCATGGATCTTCCGCTGTCGCGATGTTCACATCAGGACTATTTAATATATTCAGGCAGGTGTACAGCGATACTGTTTTGCCAGAACCCGTAGGCCCTGTTACCAATACTAGTCCATACGGACGACTGACAGCGCTTAGTAGACGTTCTTTTTGAACTGGCTCGTAGCCAAGCGCCTCAATACCTAATGTGGCGCTTGATGGATCTAAAATACGCATCACGATTTTTTCGCCATTGATAAGCGGCAATGTGCTGACACGGAAATCGATGGTTCGCGTTTTGGATAACACCAGCTTCATACGCCCATCTTGTGGGATGCGTTTTTCAGAAATGTCCATGCTGGAAATAACTTTAATCCGCGAAGCTAATTTTTCCTTGATGGCGAGTGGTGGCTGTGTGATTTCCCTAAGTATGCCATCTACACGATAGCGTACGCGGTAAAATTTCTCGTACGGCTCAAAGTGCAAGTCAGACGCCCCCATATTGATAGCATCTAACAACATTTTATTTAGAAACTTAACAACAGGAGCATCATCAACTTCTTGTGTCTGCACTTCATCTTCGACTGATGCTACATCATCACCGCCTAAGTCATAATCGTCATCAAGACTCATAGACTTCATGCTGGTGTCACTAGCTTCAGAAATTTTATCTATCCAGCGCCCCAGCTTGTCATCTTCAACGACGACCGGTGATAAAGCCATGCCCATTTGAAACTGAACGCTGTCTAATGCATGTAAATTAGTAGGATCTGAGATTGCAACATACAAAATATTGTTACGTACTTGCAATGCCAACACGCGATTGGTTTGCATGAGTTTAGTATCAATTTTTTTAGCTGGGAGGTAATCTGGGTTAAATGCATCTAAGTTAAAGTAGGGGAAACCAAATGCTTTTGCCGATGCTTCGGCAATGACTTGGGCGGTTAACTTCCTACTGGTAATAAGCTGGGAAATAAATGGGTTCTTAACAGAGGTTGCTTGCGCTTGTATGGCATTCGCTTCATCCTCAGAAAGTAACTTTTCTTGGATTAATGTGCGGGCAAGGCCGCTTAGTTTGTTTGATGTAGGTGCATTGGCCATAAATGTTACATTTAAGCAGCGTAAAAGCTTTCCCTATTTATTTTTATCAAACTAATAATGCCCTTAAGACTTTTTTTTGTAAAGACTTTACGCAAAATTGACTATAAAAATGGCACATAATTTACATTTTAAATACCTCTAGTCGTATGAATGTGCTTGAAATCATTAAACAAACCTAAAAAAACTTGACATTTTCAGGCTTCCAAATTATAAATATACTCAGGTGTTTGGGTTCGAGTTTTGTAGCTTGCTTTAAATTTTCAATTTTAAGGTAACTCTATGTTCTTGAGACAGGCTTTTTGGGGCGCCCCCCGTCGTATTATGTAAGGATGTAGAAATGGCAACAGGTACCGTAAAATGGTTTAATGACTCAAAAGGTTTTGGCTTTATTACGCCAGATGATGGTGGCGATGATTTATTCGCACACTTCTCTGCGATTGTAGAAGCAGGCTATAAAAGTCTTAAAGAAGGTCAACGTGTAAGTTTTGAAGTGACCGATGGTCCAAAAGGCAAGCAAGCTTCAAATATTCAAAAGGCTTAAGTCTTTGCGACTAAGTACATATTTGTACAAGTACTTTTAGTATTACAGTCTATGTAACGGCTCGTAAGTGATTACGAGCCGTTTTTTTATGCCTGTATTAAAGCAATACTACATATTGGCGATGATTTCTTCACCAAATTGAGCCGTTCCTACTTGTGTTGCGCCATCCATTTCACTTGAAAAGTCACCAGTGACGCGTTTAGCAAGAATCGCTTTTGCAACGCCGTTAATCACAAAGTCAGCAGCTTCTACCCAACCTAAGTGGCGCAACATCATTTCAGCTGAAAGGATAATAGAGCTAGGGTTAGCTAAGTCTTTGCCAGCAATTTTTGGTGCTGTGCCGTGCGTAGCTTCAAACATGGCGACGGTGTCACTCAAGTTGGCGCCTGGCGCGATACCAATACCACCAACTTGTGCAGCGAGCGCGTCACTCATATAGTCGCCGTTTAAGTTAAGTGTCGCAACAACATCATAGTCTTGTGGATGCAATAAGATTTCTTGCAAGAAAGCATCGGCGATACAATCTTTAATAATCATGCCATTTGGTAGTTTGCACCAAGGTCCGCCGTCAATCTCAACTGCGCCGAATTCTTGTTTGGCAACTTCATAGCCCCAATCTCTAAAGCCACCTTCGGTAAACTTCATGATATTGCCTTTATGAGCAATGGTGACTGATTTGCGGTTATTATCAATGGCGTACTGAATAGCCTTACGCACTAGGCGTTTGCTGCCATCAATTGAAACAGGTTTAATACCAATTGCTGAAGATTCAGGGAAGCGAATTTTTTTACGCATACCCATATCGCTTAAAAACTGAATTACTTTTTCAACTTCATCTGTACCGGCTGCCCATTCTATACCCGCGTAAATGTCTTCTGTATTTTCGCGGAAAATCACCATGTCGGTTTTTTCTGGGTGTTTAACAGGGCTAGGCACGCCTGTGAAGTACTGCACTGGTCGCAAGCAAACATATAAATCAAGCTCTTGGCGCAGTGATACGTTTAAAGAGCGAATGCCACCGCCCACTGGTGTAGTTAAAGGACCTTTGATAGACACTACATAGTCGCGCACTGCATGCATGGTTTCTGCGGGTAGCCAATCATTTGCACCATAGACTTTGGTTGCTTTTTCGCCTGCGTAAACTTCCATCCATGAAATCTTACGTGCGCCACCGTAAGCTTTGTTAACTGCAGCATCCACCACTTTAATCATAGGTGGGGTAATATCAGCACCTATGCCATCTCCCTCAATAAATGGGATAATAGGCTGGTTGGGTACGTTCAACGTATTATCCGCATTGACGGTGATTTTTTCGCCAGTCGCTGGAACGATGATTTTCCCAGTGATATTATTTTTCGTAGCCATTTTAGATTTCCTAATGTTAAGTTTCTGAAAATTTAAGCTTATTTAATGATTATTCTATTCAATAAACCCTTTAACGTAGTGTGCCAGTTCAGTGCGCATGACCCAGGAAATGGAAAAACGGGACATCCTACGTTAAAAGACTTTATCCAAATCCCAGATGTCTATGCTGCAGGGCGATTAGATACTGATAGTGAAGGTTTACTTATTTTAACCGATGATGGCATGTTGCAACACCGTTTAAGTGATCCAAAACGTAAAGAATTTAAAACTTACTGGGTGCAAGTCGAAGGTACTCCTTCAACTGAGGATTTGGAGCCGCTCATACGAGGTATAGATCTATCAGATTTCGTAGCAAAACCAGCGCAGGTTAGGTTAATTCCAGAACCAGAATCACTGTGGCTAAGAAATCCACCAATCAGAGAAAGAAAAGCCATTCCGACCAGCTGGTTAGAAATTAAAATTAGTGAGGGTAAAAATCGCCAAGTGCGTCGTATGACCGCTAAAATAGGTTTTCCAACATTAAGATTGATTCGCTACGCCATTGGGCAATATACGATTGATGGCATTCAAAATGGGCAACACAAGGTCATTGAATAGGGCAATTAAATAATGAGCACAACAAACATAAGGCCAGTGATTGTTTTTAAAAATGTAGCACATGAAGGACCTGGCTATTTAGGCGACTTTTTAACACAGCAGAATATCCCTTGGCAAATCATCAATACCAATGAAGTTGGTGCTTTACCAGCTTCTATCTTGGGCTACAGTGGCGTTGTGATTATGGGTGGCCCTATGAGTGTGAATGACGAGTTGCCTTGGATTGCACCTTTGCTTGATTTGATTCGTGAAGCAAAAGCGGCGGATATTCCGCTATTAGGACATTGCTTGGGCGGTCAACTGATTAGTAAGGCTTTTGGCGGCGTAATCAGCGCCAATCCCATTAAAGAAATTGGCTGGGGCGAAGTAAATGTGACTCAAAATGAAGCTGCTAAGCATTGGTTTGGCGAGATTGAAAGTTTTAATAGCTTTCATTGGCATGGTGAAACGTTTAGCTTGCCAGAAGGCGCAACGCATGTATTAGCTAGTGTACATTGCCAAAATCAAGCTTATTCCATAGGTAAGCACTTGGCGCTTCAAACTCATATTGAAGTGACTGCGGACATGGTCAAAAGTTGGTGTGAATTGGGTGCTGATGAACTTGCAGAAGCTGCTTCAAGCCCTGCTGTTCAGCAGGCGGAAGCCATGCAGCAAACGTTACCTGTGCATTGTTTCTTTCTGAATAAAGTAGCAAAGCAAGTCTATGGTCAGTGGATTAAAGGGCTAATGCACGGATAGAGATATCCGTATGTTAAAATCTAGAAAACTTACAAGAGAAAAGCATTATGTCGGGTAATACAATCGGTACTTTATTCACGCTCACTTCATTTGGTGAATCACACGGCGCGGCCATTGGCGGCGTGGTAGATGGCTGCCCGCCAGGTTTGTCTTTGTGCGCAGAAGATTTACAAATCGATTTAGATAGACGCAAACCTGGTACTTCGCGCCATGTGACACAACGCCAAGAAGCCGACAGTGTAGAAATTCTATCTGGCGTATTTGAAGGAAAAACTACAGGTGCGCCTATCGGTTTTTTGATTCGCAATACTGACCAACGCAGCCAAGATTACAGCAAAATCATGGATACTTTTCGTCCAGGCCACGCCGATTATACCTATACGCAAAAATACGGTGTGCGTGATTATCGAGGTGGTGGACGTTCAAGTGCGCGCGAAACCGCTGTGCGTGTTGCCGCTGGTGCTATTGCTAAAAAATGGTTAAAAGAGCGCTTTGGTGTAACCGTACGTGGCTACATGAGCCAAATGGGTGAAATTGATATTCCATTTGTGAGCTGGGATGCGCTCAACCATCAAGATAACGATTTTTTCTCACCTAATATCGAAGTATTGCCGCAGTTAGCGAGCTATTTAGACAATATTCGTGCTGAGCGTGATTCTGTAGGTGCACGTATTACAGTAGTGGCCGAAGGCGTTCCAGTCGGCTGGGGTGAGCCAGTATTTGACAGGCTAGATGCAGAAATCGCCTATGCCATGATGAGTATCAACGCGGTTAAAGGAGTAGAAATCGGTGCAGGTTTTGATTCAATTGCACAGCGTGGTAGCGTGCATTCTGATGAAATGACACCACAAGGTTTCGTGACAAATCATGCAGGTGGTATTTTAGGCGGCATTTCTACAGGTCAAGAGATTCGCGTGAATGTCGCGTTGAAGCCTACTTCCAGTATCCCACAAGAGCGTCGTTCTATTGATAAAAATGGTCAAGCGGTGACGATGCAAACAACAGGTCGTCATGATCCTTGCGTTGGTGTTCGTGCTACCCCAATTGCCGAAGCCATGATGGCGTTAGTATTGATGGACCATGCGCTACGAAATAGGGCGCAAAATGCAGATGTGAATAGTGCAACGCCCAAAATTATTTAATTTAACGCATCTTGATTGATGTATGTCATAGCAAGGTAGACTTAGCAGTTCGATAATAAAAACGTAACTTGATTCACTGTAGATTTTAGAGTGTTAGAGTTTATTTTTGATTACTTAATGAGGAGTTACTATGAATGTTGAACATCATGATTTAGCGCACGAGTTCCCAGAGCATCGCGAAAAAATCCACAGTTTAAAATTGGGAAATGCGCATTTTGCCAAGTTGTTTGATGCGTATCACCTCGTTACAAAAGATGTGGAGCGTTTAGAAGGAGAAAATGTGCCAGTTTCTGATGAAGTACTAGAAATTCAAAAGAAAGAGCGTATTCAACTAAAAGATCAGCTTTACGCAATATTGATTGCTTAGCTAGTAATCTTTAAATCGTCATTCAATAAAAAGTCGGCTTTAGCCGACTTTTTATATCACTTCGTTCTATATAATTCAGCATGCGCTCAACATTTCACTCAGCTCTTCATTCACGACTTTCTCGTTTTTATTTCATCTATTACTTCTTTGTTGGATCGTTTGTTCCCTATTGGGGTTTGTACTTAAAGTCGGAACAATTCAGTCCCGCCGATATTGGGATTTTAATGTCCTTATTCCAAATTAGTCGAATTTTTGCGCCGAACTTTTGGGGTTGGTTGGCTGACCATACAGGTAAACGTGCACAGTGGATTAAGCTCACAGCCTTTTTAGGATTGTGTGGTTTTACTGCAGTGTTTTGGGCGCATGGATTTTATTGGTTCTTTTTTGTTATGGCTGCGCTAAGTTTGTTTACGAGCTCTACCTTGCCATTGGCGGAATCGCTGACATTAGCGCACCTGGCGACTACTAATGGGCATTACAGTCGCATCCGCATGTGGGGCTCGCTAGGTTTTATTGTTGCATCTGTGATATTGGGATTTCTGATTGATTTTGCTGGTATAAGAAGTTTGTTATGGTTCTTGTTGGCTGTGCAAATGACGTTATTCGCATTAACTTACACTTTACCTGATGCCAAGGTGGAACCGCATCCGCACGACCATTTTTCAATATGGCAAGTCATTAAGCAGCCTAATGTGTTGGCTTTACTTATAGGCTGCGCGCTCATGGTGACAGCCCACGGCGTGCTATACAATTTTTATTCGATCTATTTAAGTGAGCACGGCTATAGCAAAGGCATGATAGGCTTGTTGTGGTCGGTAGGTGTAATCTGTGAAATAGGAATTTTTATGTTGATGCCCAGATTGATGGTGCGTTATAGCTTAAAAACCATTTTGCTGATTAGTTTGGTTCTAGCCGTCGTTCGATTTACCATGATAGGCATTGCTGTAGACAACATTATATTCTTGGTCCTCGCTCAAACCTTGCACGCTGCTACTTTCGGTAGTTTTCACGCGGCTTCAGTCGAGGTCATTACCCAGTTTTTCAATGGACGACATCAAGCTAAAGGCCAAGCAATATATAACAGCGTTGCTTATGGTATAGGCGGTACCATAGGCGGTGTGGCTGGTGGTTATGCACTGCA is drawn from Methylotenera versatilis 301 and contains these coding sequences:
- a CDS encoding type 1 glutamine amidotransferase, coding for MRPVIVFKNVAHEGPGYLGDFLTQQNIPWQIINTNEVGALPASILGYSGVVIMGGPMSVNDELPWIAPLLDLIREAKAADIPLLGHCLGGQLISKAFGGVISANPIKEIGWGEVNVTQNEAAKHWFGEIESFNSFHWHGETFSLPEGATHVLASVHCQNQAYSIGKHLALQTHIEVTADMVKSWCELGADELAEAASSPAVQQAEAMQQTLPVHCFFLNKVAKQVYGQWIKGLMHG
- the pilB gene encoding type IV-A pilus assembly ATPase PilB; its protein translation is MANAPTSNKLSGLARTLIQEKLLSEDEANAIQAQATSVKNPFISQLITSRKLTAQVIAEASAKAFGFPYFNLDAFNPDYLPAKKIDTKLMQTNRVLALQVRNNILYVAISDPTNLHALDSVQFQMGMALSPVVVEDDKLGRWIDKISEASDTSMKSMSLDDDYDLGGDDVASVEDEVQTQEVDDAPVVKFLNKMLLDAINMGASDLHFEPYEKFYRVRYRVDGILREITQPPLAIKEKLASRIKVISSMDISEKRIPQDGRMKLVLSKTRTIDFRVSTLPLINGEKIVMRILDPSSATLGIEALGYEPVQKERLLSAVSRPYGLVLVTGPTGSGKTVSLYTCLNILNSPDVNIATAEDPCEIPLAGINQVNVNDKQGLTFAAALKSFLRQDPDIIMIGEIRDLETADMAIKAASTGHMVLSTLHTNDAPSTLTRLLNMGVAPFNIASAVSLITAQRLARRLCKNCKVPLDVPKEALYGVGFTEDDFKDEWQLYGPKEGGCELCNNGYKGRVGIYQVMPITDAISRIIMKSGTAHDIADQAKLEGVKDLRQSGLMKVMQGLTSIEEVEACTNE
- a CDS encoding MFS transporter, which gives rise to MRSTFHSALHSRLSRFYFIYYFFVGSFVPYWGLYLKSEQFSPADIGILMSLFQISRIFAPNFWGWLADHTGKRAQWIKLTAFLGLCGFTAVFWAHGFYWFFFVMAALSLFTSSTLPLAESLTLAHLATTNGHYSRIRMWGSLGFIVASVILGFLIDFAGIRSLLWFLLAVQMTLFALTYTLPDAKVEPHPHDHFSIWQVIKQPNVLALLIGCALMVTAHGVLYNFYSIYLSEHGYSKGMIGLLWSVGVICEIGIFMLMPRLMVRYSLKTILLISLVLAVVRFTMIGIAVDNIIFLVLAQTLHAATFGSFHAASVEVITQFFNGRHQAKGQAIYNSVAYGIGGTIGGVAGGYALQYLGGQKTFMLAAIFPLLGLLVIGLGLKLTRNQHGSQGMFR
- the icd gene encoding NADP-dependent isocitrate dehydrogenase → MATKNNITGKIIVPATGEKITVNADNTLNVPNQPIIPFIEGDGIGADITPPMIKVVDAAVNKAYGGARKISWMEVYAGEKATKVYGANDWLPAETMHAVRDYVVSIKGPLTTPVGGGIRSLNVSLRQELDLYVCLRPVQYFTGVPSPVKHPEKTDMVIFRENTEDIYAGIEWAAGTDEVEKVIQFLSDMGMRKKIRFPESSAIGIKPVSIDGSKRLVRKAIQYAIDNNRKSVTIAHKGNIMKFTEGGFRDWGYEVAKQEFGAVEIDGGPWCKLPNGMIIKDCIADAFLQEILLHPQDYDVVATLNLNGDYMSDALAAQVGGIGIAPGANLSDTVAMFEATHGTAPKIAGKDLANPSSIILSAEMMLRHLGWVEAADFVINGVAKAILAKRVTGDFSSEMDGATQVGTAQFGEEIIANM
- a CDS encoding cold-shock protein, yielding MATGTVKWFNDSKGFGFITPDDGGDDLFAHFSAIVEAGYKSLKEGQRVSFEVTDGPKGKQASNIQKA
- the aroC gene encoding chorismate synthase translates to MSGNTIGTLFTLTSFGESHGAAIGGVVDGCPPGLSLCAEDLQIDLDRRKPGTSRHVTQRQEADSVEILSGVFEGKTTGAPIGFLIRNTDQRSQDYSKIMDTFRPGHADYTYTQKYGVRDYRGGGRSSARETAVRVAAGAIAKKWLKERFGVTVRGYMSQMGEIDIPFVSWDALNHQDNDFFSPNIEVLPQLASYLDNIRAERDSVGARITVVAEGVPVGWGEPVFDRLDAEIAYAMMSINAVKGVEIGAGFDSIAQRGSVHSDEMTPQGFVTNHAGGILGGISTGQEIRVNVALKPTSSIPQERRSIDKNGQAVTMQTTGRHDPCVGVRATPIAEAMMALVLMDHALRNRAQNADVNSATPKII
- a CDS encoding pseudouridine synthase is translated as MIILFNKPFNVVCQFSAHDPGNGKTGHPTLKDFIQIPDVYAAGRLDTDSEGLLILTDDGMLQHRLSDPKRKEFKTYWVQVEGTPSTEDLEPLIRGIDLSDFVAKPAQVRLIPEPESLWLRNPPIRERKAIPTSWLEIKISEGKNRQVRRMTAKIGFPTLRLIRYAIGQYTIDGIQNGQHKVIE
- a CDS encoding YdcH family protein, which translates into the protein MNVEHHDLAHEFPEHREKIHSLKLGNAHFAKLFDAYHLVTKDVERLEGENVPVSDEVLEIQKKERIQLKDQLYAILIA